From the Bacteroidales bacterium genome, the window ATTGTTAATCTTTCCTGTGAATATATTTCAGAAAGTGTTTCAACAGCAGGAATATCTTTCTCGCAATCTTCACATGATGGCGACCAGAAAAATATTAAAATTAATTTTGCTTTAAGAGCATATAAACTTCTTGATTTTCCGGCAGTATCGTTTGCAATAATGTTTGGCGCTTTGGTAAAATCAATTTTTATCGAATCGTTGTCTGACGTTATCAATCCGTACTTTGCACTATAGCAAGCTTTATTAGTCAGGTAATAGTTTTGAAACAAATGAATGTAAACTGTTTTATAATCGGAAGCAATAAACTCATCAAGTAATAAATTCAAAATATAACAAAACACCTTTGTGTTCTCATTTGCTTTTAAAAGCAACATATCTGCTTTCTCAATAAAATTCTCAGAAGTAATCTGATTTATTACTTTCTCAAAATAATTTTTGCAGGAAAGATAAATAAGTTCCGAATGCAGCAAAGTCGTATCATTAAAATCAATGTTATCGAAAAAATGCGTTTGCAGGAAATTATTCTTTTCCTTATAGCTGAGTTTATATGCCGAGGTATCTGTATAAAGAGGTACTTGCATGGTTTTTAATATTTTTGATGCAAATTTTCCGGGGTTCTCTTTTATGATTTTTTCCGTATTTTTGTGAAATTTCAGATTTAGGCTGTCAATTAAGTGATACAACGTAAATTCGTTCCCATTGTGAAACTTTTTAAACAAACTGTCTGTTTTGTGATTCAATTTTACTTTTTTCTTCAGGTAATCGAAAAAAATTGCATTTTCTCTGCTTTCAAGAATTTCGGTATTTTCTATCAATAAAGGATACCGGCAGTTCAATGAAACTGATTCATTATTATAAATAAAATCAATAAAAACGCTATCGTTAAAAGAAATTCTGTAAACCCCGGTGGATATTTTATTCAAATTATTAAAAATAAAGAAATCACTATTTTTTAATGCGCTGTCTATCCTGTTTACTTCGTAACCATATATTGAACTTAAATATACTTTATCAAAAGGACAATTATTGATTTTTAATTTCAATATGTTTTGTGCACACAAACTGTAGGCAACAAACAATAAACCGAAAACTGCTGGCTTTATAGTATTGCTAATTTTCATTATTATTATGTTATGATTTTTACTTGTTCACAAATTTCTAATAATTTAATAAACCCAAGATTTAATTAATAAATATAAAATTGTAATTTTGCAAAAAAAATATAATTTCATTTTTTAACGCAATAAAATTATAAAAAACATGGATATATTCGATAAAATTAAAAAACAAGGTGATTTAGGAAAATATTCAAGCTTTGCAGATGGCTATTTTATGTTTCCAAAACTTGAAGGTGAAATTTCAAATCAAATGAATTTCAGGGGAAAAGAAATGATTG encodes:
- a CDS encoding thioredoxin-like domain-containing protein, encoding MKISNTIKPAVFGLLFVAYSLCAQNILKLKINNCPFDKVYLSSIYGYEVNRIDSALKNSDFFIFNNLNKISTGVYRISFNDSVFIDFIYNNESVSLNCRYPLLIENTEILESRENAIFFDYLKKKVKLNHKTDSLFKKFHNGNEFTLYHLIDSLNLKFHKNTEKIIKENPGKFASKILKTMQVPLYTDTSAYKLSYKEKNNFLQTHFFDNIDFNDTTLLHSELIYLSCKNYFEKVINQITSENFIEKADMLLLKANENTKVFCYILNLLLDEFIASDYKTVYIHLFQNYYLTNKACYSAKYGLITSDNDSIKIDFTKAPNIIANDTAGKSRSLYALKAKLILIFFWSPSCEDCEKDIPAVETLSEIYSQERLTIFSFAFEKDKDLWLKSVSKIKRNWIFVSDLKGIESDIAPLYKLKKTPTYELLDENKNIIFKTTEIKEMLKEINQRMGEKKKNNN